One region of Chryseobacterium muglaense genomic DNA includes:
- a CDS encoding M48 family metallopeptidase: MKITHLLGIGATALAVAACTTNPMTGRKSLQIGTLNSEITSTAVQQYQQTLKESKVETGAQAQMVKKVGNKIKTAAEQYYASIGRAADLSGYQWEFNLLQDKQVNAWCMPGGKVAVYTGILPITKDETGLAVVMGHEVSHALAGHGNERISQAMVAQYGGALLGGAISNQQIASVVAEAYPAVSQVALLKYGRTQESEADEMGLNLMAIAGYDPRQAIPFWQRMEASSSGARQPEFLSTHPSPATRVGDIQKDLPKALEYYKKAGGKV, translated from the coding sequence ATGAAAATTACTCATTTATTAGGGATTGGAGCAACAGCTTTGGCAGTTGCAGCATGTACAACAAATCCGATGACAGGGAGAAAATCTCTGCAAATAGGAACTTTGAATTCTGAAATAACCTCTACCGCTGTTCAACAATATCAACAGACATTAAAAGAGTCAAAAGTTGAGACAGGAGCTCAGGCTCAAATGGTTAAAAAAGTAGGAAATAAAATAAAAACAGCAGCAGAACAATATTACGCAAGTATTGGTAGGGCTGCAGATTTGTCAGGATATCAATGGGAGTTTAATCTTCTTCAGGATAAGCAGGTTAATGCATGGTGTATGCCGGGCGGTAAAGTAGCGGTTTATACTGGGATTCTTCCCATAACAAAAGATGAGACTGGTCTTGCTGTGGTAATGGGGCACGAGGTTTCTCATGCTTTGGCAGGTCACGGTAACGAAAGAATTTCACAGGCGATGGTAGCGCAGTATGGAGGAGCTCTTTTAGGTGGCGCTATTAGTAATCAACAAATTGCCAGTGTAGTAGCAGAAGCATATCCTGCAGTTTCTCAGGTTGCTTTGCTTAAATATGGAAGAACTCAAGAGTCTGAGGCAGATGAAATGGGTTTAAACTTAATGGCAATTGCAGGATACGATCCACGTCAGGCGATCCCGTTTTGGCAGAGAATGGAAGCTTCCTCTTCAGGAGCGAGGCAGCCAGAATTTTTATCTACTCACCCAAGTCCGGCAACAAGAGTTGGAGATATTCAGAAAGATTTACCAAAAGCTTTAGAATACTATAAAAAAGCGGGAGGAAAAGTTTAA
- a CDS encoding MlaE family ABC transporter permease, with translation MLKKFFTAIGEYIILIGKSLQKPQKMRVFWKLFMREINDLGVNSFGLVIFTSIFVGAVVAIQMFNNFDASSFPIPPAFVGYATKAVLVLEFAPTIISLILAGKVGSYIASTIGTMRVSEQIDALDIMGVNSPNFLILPKIIACLIFNPLLIAISIVFGIGGGYIAGVLTGNWTTADYITGIQMYMPNLFIFYAFAKTIVFAFVIATVPSYFGYFVKGGSLEVGRASTQAVVWTMVFIIISELILTQLILS, from the coding sequence ATGTTAAAAAAGTTTTTTACAGCCATAGGAGAATACATAATTCTTATCGGTAAATCTCTTCAAAAACCTCAGAAAATGAGAGTTTTTTGGAAGCTTTTTATGCGAGAAATCAATGACTTGGGAGTCAACTCATTTGGATTGGTTATTTTTACTTCTATCTTTGTGGGAGCCGTAGTAGCCATTCAAATGTTTAACAATTTTGATGCATCATCGTTCCCAATTCCTCCTGCATTTGTAGGATATGCAACCAAAGCAGTTTTGGTATTAGAGTTTGCTCCTACCATTATCAGTTTAATTTTAGCAGGAAAGGTGGGGTCATATATTGCATCCACCATTGGTACAATGCGTGTTTCAGAACAGATTGATGCCTTAGATATTATGGGAGTAAACTCTCCTAATTTTTTAATTTTACCTAAAATTATTGCTTGTCTTATTTTCAACCCCTTATTAATTGCAATCAGTATCGTTTTTGGTATTGGCGGCGGTTATATTGCAGGAGTTCTTACAGGTAACTGGACGACAGCAGATTATATTACAGGTATTCAAATGTATATGCCTAATTTATTTATCTTCTATGCATTTGCCAAAACGATTGTTTTTGCATTTGTAATTGCTACCGTTCCTTCTTATTTTGGATATTTTGTGAAAGGTGGTTCATTGGAAGTAGGTAGAGCAAGTACACAAGCCGTGGTTTGGACGATGGTATTTATCATTATTTCCGAATTAATTTTAACACAATTAATATTAAGCTGA
- a CDS encoding DUF4349 domain-containing protein yields MKTTYIRLTIATALLLGIYSCKKGEATVSDYELSTAADSATVNISNSVSSAATLSVKDKQFIKTANVDMEVKDVYNATIFIEKTVQDLGGFVTHSNLQSRVISEDTYNTSDKDAMLIKKYQTENTMQVRVPTSKLGELLTLINDKKLFLNSRVINAEDVTSSIKYAEMEGKRIKKTNENISELKTTKDKVKMSDENMSEENQQQLANLDVTDNLKYSTVDIYIKEPKVRIAEIAVTNSENIDNKYKFDFFYSAKNAFVEGYYLIQRIVIGLIVIWPILLIGAVLFYFYRKNKSNKKPIQADKE; encoded by the coding sequence ATGAAAACGACTTACATCAGATTAACCATCGCAACCGCACTTTTATTAGGAATTTATTCATGTAAAAAAGGCGAAGCTACCGTAAGTGATTATGAATTGTCAACAGCTGCAGATTCAGCCACTGTAAATATTTCGAACAGCGTCTCTTCAGCAGCAACCCTATCTGTAAAAGACAAGCAATTCATCAAAACTGCAAACGTTGACATGGAAGTAAAAGACGTGTATAACGCAACTATTTTTATCGAAAAAACGGTGCAGGATCTTGGCGGATTTGTTACGCACAGCAATTTACAGAGCAGAGTAATTTCTGAAGATACCTATAATACTTCCGACAAAGATGCTATGCTAATAAAAAAATATCAGACTGAAAATACCATGCAGGTAAGAGTTCCGACTTCAAAGCTAGGCGAACTTTTAACTTTAATCAATGATAAAAAACTATTCCTGAATTCCAGAGTTATTAATGCCGAAGATGTGACTTCAAGCATTAAATATGCAGAAATGGAAGGCAAAAGAATTAAAAAAACCAACGAGAATATTTCTGAACTCAAAACCACAAAAGATAAAGTAAAAATGAGCGACGAAAATATGTCTGAAGAAAACCAGCAACAGCTCGCAAATCTTGATGTAACTGATAATCTGAAATACAGTACTGTTGATATTTACATTAAAGAACCCAAAGTTAGAATTGCAGAAATTGCAGTAACCAATTCAGAAAACATTGATAATAAATATAAATTCGATTTCTTTTACAGTGCAAAAAATGCTTTTGTTGAAGGATATTATTTAATTCAGAGAATTGTAATTGGACTCATTGTAATCTGGCCGATTCTATTAATTGGAGCTGTATTATTTTACTTTTATCGTAAAAATAAATCTAACAAGAAACCAATTCAAGCTGATAAAGAATAA
- the meaB gene encoding methylmalonyl Co-A mutase-associated GTPase MeaB, whose product MKISTEDFIDGIKSGNKRLIAKAITLVESTKPEHRSQAEELLKKILPLTGNSIRVGITGVPGAGKSTFIENFGRLAISNNKKVAVLAIDPSSAINKGSILGDKTRMEELAKEKNAFIRPSPSSGFLGGVANTTFETMMICEAAGYDYILIETVGVGQSEVLVSDITDVFLFLKIIGGGDELQGIKRGIMEMVDIIFINKVEESNLHKAKNTRLELKRALDFLPAKEKDWKVPVLLGSALYNEGLNDVYQKIDDFIALKKNTNRFDEVRTQQSEKRFEYWVQEYILSMMKKDNSVEEAYIQHKKNASDQISNPSTEAKLFVEKFLRDSRS is encoded by the coding sequence ATGAAAATTTCAACAGAAGACTTTATTGATGGTATAAAATCAGGCAACAAACGCTTGATTGCAAAAGCCATTACTTTAGTTGAAAGTACAAAACCTGAACATCGAAGTCAGGCAGAAGAACTTTTAAAAAAAATTCTTCCTTTAACAGGAAACTCAATCAGAGTCGGAATTACAGGGGTTCCAGGTGCTGGAAAATCTACTTTTATAGAAAACTTCGGAAGATTAGCGATTTCAAATAATAAAAAAGTTGCGGTTTTAGCCATCGATCCAAGTTCTGCAATTAATAAAGGCAGTATTTTGGGCGATAAAACCAGAATGGAAGAATTGGCAAAAGAAAAAAATGCATTTATTCGTCCTTCGCCAAGTTCAGGATTTTTGGGCGGAGTTGCCAATACTACTTTTGAAACGATGATGATTTGTGAAGCTGCAGGCTACGATTATATTTTAATTGAAACCGTTGGAGTAGGGCAGTCTGAAGTTTTGGTTTCAGATATTACGGATGTGTTTTTGTTCCTGAAAATTATTGGCGGTGGTGACGAGCTTCAGGGAATAAAACGCGGAATTATGGAAATGGTCGATATTATTTTCATTAATAAAGTAGAAGAAAGCAATCTACATAAAGCTAAAAATACCAGACTTGAACTGAAGCGGGCTTTAGATTTTTTACCTGCAAAAGAAAAAGACTGGAAAGTTCCTGTTTTGTTGGGTTCTGCTTTATATAATGAAGGACTGAACGATGTTTATCAGAAAATTGATGATTTTATTGCATTAAAAAAGAATACCAATCGTTTTGATGAAGTTCGAACGCAGCAATCTGAAAAACGCTTTGAATATTGGGTTCAGGAGTATATTTTAAGCATGATGAAAAAAGATAATTCGGTGGAAGAAGCGTATATTCAACATAAAAAAAATGCTTCAGACCAGATTTCTAATCCAAGTACTGAAGCAAAATTATTTGTAGAAAAATTTTTAAGAGATTCGAGATCTTAG
- the pgi gene encoding glucose-6-phosphate isomerase — protein sequence MLSKINPTQTNSWKALDEHFGNNDFELRTLFQYNLNRFEEFSIKKDNFLFDYSKNLIDSRTKELLLNLAEECQLKDAISKMFSGDKINETEGRAVLHTALRDFSDKEILVDGENIKPQIKRVLNHMKTFSEKIISGEHKGFSGKEITDVVNIGIGGSDLGPVMVVSALKHFKTRLDVHFVSNVDGNHIAEVVKNLNPETTLFIIASKTFTTQETMTNANSAKDWFLKAGKQEDVAKHFVALSTNVQSVKDFGIAEDNIFEFWDWVGGRYSLWSAIGLSIVLSVGYENFEQLLKGAENTDQHFQTADFSENVPVLMGLLGIWYRNFYAATSHAVLPYSQYLDRFAAYLQQGDMESNGKCVDRNGEFVEYETGPIIWGEPGTNGQHAFYQLIHQGTELIPADFIAYTKSPNKVSDHQDKLLANFFAQTEALAFGKNEEEVEAELEASGKSEEEIDFLLNYKVFHGNTPTNSLLIKELTPFSLGQLIAMYEHKIFVQGVIWNIFSFDQFGVELGKVLANKILPELESNETVNSHDSSTNGLINYYKGNK from the coding sequence ATGCTATCTAAAATAAATCCTACACAAACAAATAGCTGGAAAGCCCTCGACGAACATTTTGGAAATAATGATTTTGAGTTGAGAACTCTTTTTCAATATAATCTAAACCGTTTTGAAGAGTTTTCTATCAAAAAAGACAACTTTTTATTCGATTATTCTAAAAATTTAATCGATTCTAGAACAAAAGAGCTTCTTTTGAATCTTGCAGAAGAATGTCAGTTGAAGGATGCTATTTCTAAAATGTTTTCAGGTGACAAAATCAACGAAACAGAAGGAAGAGCAGTTTTACACACGGCATTGAGAGATTTTTCTGATAAAGAAATTTTAGTTGATGGTGAAAACATTAAACCTCAAATCAAAAGAGTTTTAAATCACATGAAAACTTTTTCTGAAAAAATTATTTCAGGAGAGCATAAAGGTTTTAGCGGAAAAGAAATTACTGATGTTGTAAACATCGGAATTGGAGGTTCAGATTTGGGACCTGTGATGGTTGTTTCAGCTTTAAAGCATTTTAAAACAAGATTGGATGTTCATTTCGTTTCAAACGTAGACGGAAATCACATTGCAGAAGTTGTTAAAAACTTAAACCCTGAAACCACTTTATTCATCATTGCTTCGAAAACGTTTACGACGCAGGAAACAATGACCAATGCAAATTCTGCAAAAGACTGGTTTTTAAAAGCTGGGAAACAAGAAGATGTCGCAAAACACTTTGTAGCGTTATCAACTAATGTTCAATCCGTTAAAGACTTTGGAATTGCAGAAGACAACATCTTCGAATTCTGGGATTGGGTTGGCGGAAGATATTCACTGTGGAGCGCTATTGGTTTAAGCATCGTGCTCTCTGTTGGATATGAAAATTTTGAGCAATTATTAAAAGGTGCTGAAAATACCGACCAACATTTCCAAACTGCAGATTTTTCTGAAAACGTTCCTGTTTTGATGGGACTTTTAGGAATCTGGTACCGTAATTTTTATGCTGCAACAAGTCATGCAGTGTTGCCTTACTCTCAATATTTAGACAGATTTGCCGCCTATCTTCAGCAAGGAGACATGGAAAGTAACGGAAAATGTGTAGATAGAAACGGAGAGTTCGTAGAATATGAAACAGGTCCGATTATTTGGGGAGAACCGGGAACCAACGGACAACACGCTTTCTATCAATTAATCCACCAGGGAACAGAATTGATTCCTGCCGATTTTATTGCGTATACAAAAAGTCCGAACAAAGTTTCTGATCATCAAGATAAATTATTGGCCAACTTTTTCGCTCAAACAGAAGCATTAGCTTTTGGTAAAAACGAAGAAGAAGTGGAAGCAGAATTAGAAGCTTCAGGAAAGTCTGAAGAAGAAATAGACTTCTTGTTAAATTATAAAGTCTTCCACGGAAACACACCAACTAACTCTTTATTAATTAAAGAATTAACCCCTTTTTCATTAGGTCAATTGATAGCAATGTATGAGCATAAAATTTTCGTACAGGGTGTGATCTGGAATATTTTCAGTTTCGACCAATTTGGTGTAGAATTAGGAAAAGTTTTAGCTAATAAAATATTACCAGAACTTGAAAGTAATGAGACGGTTAACTCTCACGACAGCTCAACAAATGGGTTGATTAATTATTATAAGGGAAATAAATAA
- a CDS encoding ABC transporter ATP-binding protein encodes MIEVKNLKKSFGDVEVLKGISTNFEKGKTNLIIGQSGSGKTVFLKSLLNVYQPSSGEILFDGRDINVMNREEKQHLRSEIGTLFQGSALFDSLTVEENIMFPLDMFTNLTFREKKRRVFEVIGRVHLDKANRKFPSEISGGMQKRVAIARAIVNHPKYLFCDEPNSGLDPYTSNVIDDLLLEITKEYNTTTIINTHDMNSVMTIGEKIVYLRLGIKEWEGNKDVLITAGNKNLIDFVYSSELFKELREYLLENNKTIENTITKIDDNEKIN; translated from the coding sequence ATGATTGAGGTAAAAAATCTTAAAAAGAGTTTTGGGGATGTTGAAGTGCTTAAAGGAATTTCAACCAACTTTGAAAAAGGAAAAACAAACCTGATTATCGGGCAAAGTGGATCCGGAAAAACAGTTTTTCTTAAAAGTTTATTAAACGTTTATCAACCTTCATCTGGAGAAATCTTATTTGACGGAAGAGATATTAACGTGATGAACCGCGAAGAAAAACAACACCTTCGATCTGAAATTGGGACACTATTTCAGGGAAGTGCATTGTTTGATTCTTTAACTGTTGAAGAAAACATCATGTTTCCACTTGATATGTTTACTAATTTAACTTTCAGAGAAAAGAAAAGAAGGGTTTTTGAGGTAATCGGAAGAGTGCATTTAGATAAAGCCAACAGGAAGTTTCCATCTGAAATTTCAGGAGGGATGCAAAAGCGTGTAGCAATTGCAAGAGCGATTGTAAACCACCCAAAATATTTGTTTTGTGATGAGCCCAACTCAGGATTAGACCCTTATACTTCTAATGTAATTGATGATCTATTGCTTGAAATCACCAAAGAATACAACACTACAACCATTATTAATACCCATGATATGAACTCGGTAATGACCATTGGCGAGAAAATTGTATATCTGAGATTGGGCATAAAAGAATGGGAAGGTAATAAAGACGTTCTGATTACTGCAGGCAATAAAAATCTAATCGATTTCGTTTATTCATCAGAATTATTTAAGGAATTGAGAGAGTATTTATTGGAGAATAATAAGACGATTGAAAATACGATTACAAAAATAGACGATAATGAAAAAATTAATTAG
- a CDS encoding outer membrane beta-barrel protein — translation MKKLISAALIGFSVFASAQISLAAKANAVIPTSSASWKNLKSAATNAVEQKGKNITGFNVGLSLKIDLPTALYLMPEIYYTNFSNEVTVQNDVNAAQTTIKAKNSRIDIPVLVGVNLLGNLLSAYAGPVGSFNLAKSDNFDNFVQKVDAKEFTVGYQLGVQSEIKKLILSARYEGAFSKDQRKFINTVAGSSQEINYDNRSSLFLLGLGYKF, via the coding sequence ATGAAAAAATTAATTAGTGCAGCATTAATAGGCTTTTCAGTTTTTGCTTCGGCACAAATTTCTTTGGCGGCAAAAGCCAATGCAGTAATTCCTACAAGCTCAGCTTCGTGGAAAAATTTAAAATCTGCGGCAACCAATGCAGTAGAGCAAAAAGGTAAAAATATAACCGGCTTTAATGTTGGTTTATCTTTAAAAATCGATTTACCTACTGCATTATATTTAATGCCGGAAATCTATTATACCAATTTCAGCAACGAAGTTACTGTACAAAATGATGTAAATGCAGCTCAAACTACTATTAAAGCTAAAAACAGCAGAATAGATATTCCTGTTTTGGTTGGGGTAAATCTTTTGGGTAATTTATTAAGTGCGTATGCAGGACCTGTTGGAAGTTTCAATTTAGCTAAAAGCGATAATTTTGATAATTTCGTACAGAAAGTTGATGCAAAAGAATTCACAGTGGGTTACCAACTAGGCGTACAAAGTGAAATTAAGAAGCTAATTCTTTCTGCGAGATATGAAGGTGCTTTTTCTAAAGACCAAAGAAAATTCATCAACACTGTTGCAGGATCAAGTCAGGAAATTAATTACGATAACAGATCAAGCTTATTTTTATTAGGTTTAGGATATAAATTCTAA
- a CDS encoding DUF4251 domain-containing protein — MKNYIKIISVYAFMLLFQSCASQNTDPQIVNNLVSSDEFTFYAEKANPMSYDVINVVNSMPNAAQLRTFQISGQGYGIEIKKGVMEVTLPYFGRAFTSTYGTSDNSYRFTSKDYAVTKTQSKKGNWVYKIKPNDVKNVSDINIEIFKNGKASTSIRSNDRQPISYDGYISKNEETKEKEKL, encoded by the coding sequence ATGAAAAATTATATAAAAATAATCTCAGTTTATGCTTTCATGCTCCTTTTCCAAAGTTGCGCTTCTCAAAATACTGATCCACAAATAGTAAATAACCTGGTAAGTTCTGATGAATTTACTTTTTATGCTGAAAAAGCAAACCCTATGAGCTATGATGTTATCAATGTGGTAAATTCAATGCCAAATGCAGCTCAGCTTCGTACATTTCAGATTTCAGGTCAAGGGTACGGTATCGAAATAAAAAAAGGAGTGATGGAAGTTACCCTTCCTTACTTTGGACGAGCTTTTACCTCAACATACGGAACTTCAGATAACAGCTACAGATTTACATCAAAAGATTATGCAGTGACTAAAACTCAGAGTAAAAAAGGAAATTGGGTATACAAAATCAAACCTAATGATGTGAAAAATGTTTCTGACATTAATATTGAAATTTTTAAAAACGGAAAAGCATCAACATCAATAAGAAGCAACGACAGACAGCCAATTTCTTACGATGGATATATTTCTAAAAACGAAGAAACGAAAGAAAAAGAAAAGCTTTAA
- a CDS encoding acyl-CoA dehydrogenase family protein, with product MSNTFSKIRNAIELFRSIDFDQLSAISQKVDLPKLMQSFSKLDNKQLQGLSKMLDPNKKKKELPPIDGDFYDIYHTLTPEQREVQLKVRAFMEKEVKPLVNHYWLRDEFPHELIPKFQKLDICGVTYEGYGCKGMPFLMEGVIAMEMARIDASIATFFGVQSGLAMGSIYICGSEEQKQKWLPQMQKFEKIGAFGLTEPEVGSGAAGGLTATCKKTPEGWVLNGEKKWIGNATFADVIIIWARDLDDGEVKGFIVEKDNPGFSVEKIKGKMALRIVQNGLITLKDCLITEENRLQNANSFKDTAKVLRMTRAGVAWMATGCARGAYESALAYTRTREQFGKPIASFQMIQGHLVEMLSNLTAMQTLVFRLSEMQDEDILKDEHASLAKVFCTMRTRDVVSRAREVMGGNGILLEYDVARFVADAEAIYSYEGTKEINSLIVGRSITGFSAFV from the coding sequence ATGTCAAATACTTTTTCCAAAATCAGAAACGCTATAGAATTATTCCGGTCAATAGATTTTGATCAGTTAAGTGCCATTTCTCAAAAGGTAGATTTGCCTAAATTGATGCAAAGTTTTTCCAAATTAGATAATAAACAGTTGCAGGGATTATCGAAAATGCTTGATCCTAATAAAAAGAAAAAAGAACTTCCGCCTATTGATGGTGATTTCTACGATATTTATCACACGTTGACTCCCGAGCAAAGAGAAGTTCAGCTTAAAGTAAGGGCGTTTATGGAAAAAGAAGTAAAACCTTTGGTGAATCATTACTGGTTGCGAGACGAATTTCCACACGAACTGATTCCAAAATTTCAAAAATTGGATATTTGTGGTGTAACCTATGAAGGATACGGTTGCAAGGGGATGCCTTTTTTGATGGAAGGAGTCATCGCAATGGAAATGGCGAGAATCGATGCTTCAATTGCCACTTTTTTTGGAGTACAATCAGGCTTGGCAATGGGTTCAATTTATATTTGCGGTTCTGAAGAGCAAAAACAAAAGTGGCTTCCTCAAATGCAGAAGTTTGAAAAAATTGGTGCTTTTGGGCTCACTGAACCTGAAGTTGGTTCCGGAGCTGCAGGAGGTTTAACGGCAACCTGCAAAAAAACGCCTGAAGGTTGGGTTTTGAATGGAGAAAAAAAATGGATAGGAAACGCCACTTTTGCTGATGTAATTATTATCTGGGCAAGAGATCTTGATGATGGGGAAGTGAAAGGGTTTATTGTTGAAAAAGATAATCCCGGATTTTCTGTTGAGAAAATTAAAGGGAAAATGGCGCTTCGTATTGTCCAGAATGGTTTGATTACTTTAAAAGACTGTTTGATCACCGAAGAAAATAGACTTCAAAATGCCAACTCATTTAAAGACACCGCAAAAGTTTTAAGAATGACAAGAGCTGGAGTTGCCTGGATGGCAACAGGTTGTGCTAGAGGAGCGTATGAAAGTGCTTTAGCTTACACAAGAACAAGAGAACAGTTCGGAAAACCGATTGCTTCATTCCAAATGATTCAGGGGCATTTAGTGGAAATGTTGTCGAATTTAACAGCGATGCAAACCCTGGTTTTCAGGCTTTCTGAAATGCAGGACGAAGATATTCTGAAAGACGAACATGCTTCTTTGGCTAAAGTTTTCTGTACAATGAGAACGAGAGACGTGGTTTCCAGAGCGCGAGAAGTGATGGGTGGAAATGGAATTCTGCTCGAATATGATGTGGCAAGATTCGTTGCTGATGCCGAAGCAATTTATTCTTATGAAGGAACAAAAGAAATCAATTCATTGATTGTCGGAAGATCGATTACAGGATTCAGTGCATTTGTATAA
- a CDS encoding type II toxin-antitoxin system RelE/ParE family toxin produces MDFSFKFLPIAEENIEDAIDYYATISLTVLKNFNKQLDFSISRIVTNPYFQKRFKNVRALPIKKFPYIIFYEVNEEEKMIYILSVFCTHQNPEKYP; encoded by the coding sequence ATGGACTTTAGTTTTAAATTTTTACCAATTGCAGAAGAAAACATTGAAGATGCAATTGATTATTATGCTACTATTTCATTGACAGTTCTAAAGAATTTTAATAAACAGTTAGATTTTTCGATAAGTAGAATTGTAACCAATCCTTATTTTCAAAAAAGATTTAAAAACGTAAGAGCTCTTCCTATTAAGAAATTTCCTTACATCATTTTCTATGAAGTTAATGAAGAAGAAAAAATGATTTATATACTTTCCGTTTTCTGCACTCATCAGAATCCGGAAAAATATCCTTAG
- a CDS encoding bifunctional 5,10-methylenetetrahydrofolate dehydrogenase/5,10-methenyltetrahydrofolate cyclohydrolase yields the protein MAEILDGLKVSKEIKAEIKVEVDKIIANKRRAPHLVAILVGNNGASKAYVNAKVKDCEEVGFQSSLVKFPSTVSESELLEKIEELNKDKSVDGFIVQLPLPDQVDQEKIINAIDPRKDVDGFHPTNFGKMALEMDTFLPATPFGILTLLERYNIETKGKDCVIIGRSKIVGRPMSILMGRKDFPGNSTVTLTHSYTKDIEEYTKKADIVITALGDPHFLKGEMIKDGAVIVDVGITRVDNDSPKGYYLAGDVDFDSCAAKASWITPVPGGVGPMTRAMLMKNTIIAYKTSVYND from the coding sequence ATGGCAGAAATTCTTGACGGATTAAAAGTATCCAAAGAAATAAAAGCAGAGATCAAGGTTGAAGTTGATAAGATTATCGCAAACAAAAGAAGAGCACCACATTTGGTGGCGATTCTTGTTGGAAACAACGGAGCGAGTAAGGCGTATGTAAATGCTAAAGTGAAAGACTGTGAAGAAGTAGGATTTCAGTCTAGCTTAGTTAAATTTCCAAGTACAGTTTCAGAATCTGAATTGTTGGAAAAAATTGAGGAACTTAATAAAGATAAATCTGTAGACGGATTTATCGTACAGTTACCTTTACCAGATCAGGTTGATCAGGAGAAAATTATCAACGCAATTGACCCAAGAAAAGATGTTGATGGTTTCCACCCTACAAATTTCGGAAAAATGGCTTTGGAAATGGACACTTTCTTACCAGCAACTCCTTTTGGAATTTTAACTTTATTGGAAAGATATAATATCGAAACAAAAGGTAAAGACTGCGTAATTATCGGAAGAAGTAAAATTGTGGGAAGACCTATGAGTATTTTGATGGGTAGAAAAGATTTCCCTGGAAACTCTACCGTTACTCTTACTCACTCTTACACAAAAGACATCGAAGAATACACTAAAAAAGCAGACATCGTGATTACCGCTTTAGGTGACCCTCACTTCTTAAAAGGCGAAATGATCAAAGACGGAGCAGTAATTGTTGACGTAGGTATTACAAGAGTTGACAACGATTCTCCAAAAGGATATTACTTGGCAGGTGACGTAGATTTTGACAGCTGTGCAGCAAAAGCAAGCTGGATTACACCCGTACCTGGAGGAGTAGGTCCTATGACAAGAGCGATGTTGATGAAAAACACCATCATTGCTTACAAAACTTCGGTTTACAACGATTAA
- a CDS encoding 7-carboxy-7-deazaguanine synthase QueE has product MNKEEDILLKEGKMLPVMEHFYTIQGEGAHTGKAAYFIRLGGCDVGCHWCDVKESWDPTLHPLMNAEEIAETAAKHCKTIVLTGGEPLMWNLDILTSKLKELGCTIHIETSGAYPLSGQIDWITLSPKKTGLPKEEIYAKAHELKMIVFNNNDFKFAEDQAIKVSENCKLYLQSEWSKRDEMYPKMTDFILANPRWQASVQTHKYLNIP; this is encoded by the coding sequence ATGAATAAAGAAGAAGATATATTATTAAAAGAAGGTAAAATGCTCCCTGTGATGGAGCATTTTTACACTATTCAGGGAGAAGGTGCGCATACAGGAAAAGCGGCTTATTTTATCAGACTGGGAGGTTGCGACGTTGGTTGCCACTGGTGTGATGTGAAAGAAAGCTGGGATCCCACGCTGCATCCCCTGATGAATGCTGAAGAAATTGCAGAAACTGCCGCAAAACATTGTAAGACTATTGTTTTGACTGGCGGCGAACCATTAATGTGGAATTTAGATATTTTGACTTCTAAATTAAAAGAATTAGGGTGCACCATTCATATTGAAACTTCAGGAGCGTATCCTTTGAGCGGGCAAATCGATTGGATTACTCTTTCACCAAAGAAAACGGGGCTTCCAAAAGAAGAAATTTATGCTAAAGCTCACGAGCTGAAAATGATTGTTTTTAATAATAATGATTTTAAATTTGCTGAAGACCAGGCTATCAAAGTTTCCGAAAACTGCAAATTATACCTTCAGAGCGAATGGAGCAAACGAGACGAGATGTATCCAAAGATGACCGATTTCATCCTTGCAAACCCACGTTGGCAGGCATCGGTGCAGACACATAAATACCTGAATATCCCATAA